The DNA region CGGGCTGCAGCCTCGGCTTTGGTGAGGTCGCGCGAGGCAATCGCCACCACTTCAGAGTGGGGTGACTGCTGGATGGCAGGGGTGACCTTTTGCATGCCGATATTGGCGGTCGAGAGAATGCCCCAGCGAACTTTCTTGGTGCTCATGCTTGCCTCCGATTTTCGGCGGAGACTTAGCCGGGGCGGAAGGCCTTGGCTAGGCGGCTCAGTGTGGTTCCTGTGCGTCGGCGACGCCAAGCAGCCAATAGCCGGCCGCTTTGACATATTCTGGATCAAAGCCGCGCTCGCTGGTGAGGTGCTCGCGCACCGCTTTGCTCATGCGGCTTTCGCCTGCGATGTAGGCGTAGGCGACGCCCTCCGGCAGCTGCATGGCCTTGATGGCCTCGAGCAGGAGCGTGTTGTTGCCGGCCGGTGCCCCATTGCGATTGATGTAGGTGAGCGCGAGATCGGCTTTGGTGTCGAAGCCCTGTTCTTCCGCCGCATCGGCGACCTCGATAACCGCAACAACCTTGCTGTCGGCGGGGTATTGTTCGATGGCCCGTCCCATGGCGGGAAGAGCCGTTTCATCGCCAACCAGCAGATACCAGTCAAACGTGTTGGGGATTACCGAAGAACCGCGGGGACCACCGATGACGAGCTTGTCGCCGGTCGTGACCTGGGCCGCCCAGGAGGAAGACGGGCCATCCCCATGGAGCACAAAATCCAGCACGATGGTGCCGGCTTCGACATTGAAATAGCGCGGCGTGTAGTCGCGCATTTCCGGCCGCTCGCCCGGCGCGAATTCAGCGCCGCGGGGGCCAATGGGCACGATCTTGGGCTCTACGCCCTTGGGAAAGAAGAACGCCTTGATATGATCGGCATAGGCGGGGGAGGCGAACCCTTCCATGTCGCCGCGTAGACTGATCCGACGCATCAGAGGGGTAATGTCCTCTACTGCAGTCACCTCGAGCAGGCGCATGCGGGTTTCGTGGCGCATGCGGATGGGCGCGCGGGGATCGGTAGCGGTTTCGGACATGTGACATATTCCTGATCGTGCTCATCAGGATTTATCGAAGCGAGTGGCGGCGATCAACCCCTCTGGTCTCTTTGGGCGCACTCCCCTGTTGCTGGGGAAGGGCAATGCCTATCTGGCAGGCAGACAATTTAAAGGGAAAACCACATGCGCAGTGTTATTTACGAGGCTTTCGGCGCGCCGGAGCAGGTCCTGCAACTTGGTGAGCGGCCAAGGCCCACGCCCGGGCCAGGCCAGGTGCTGGTGCGAATGACGCTGTCGCCCATCCACAATCATGATCTGATGACCGCTGCCGGAAGCTACGGGTTCAAACCCCCTTTGCCCGCGGCGGGGGGAACCGAAGCGGTGGGGGTAGTCGAGGCCTTGGGCCCGGGTGTCGAAACGCTTAAGGTGGGCCAGCGTGTAGCCGGCGGCGGCAGCGAAACCTGGGCGGAATATTACCTGGTGGATGCCGAACGAGCGCTTCCAGTGCCCGATAGCATTGACGATGAAACGGCGTGCCAATTGTTGTCCATGCCGCTTTCGGCCAAGATGATCTTGTTTACGCTGGGGCTCAGCAAAGGCGACTGGCTGGTGCAGAACGCGGCCAATGGCGCGGTGGGCAAACTCGTGGCGCAGTTCGGCAAGGAACAAGGGTTCAAGGTCTTGGGCCTCGTGCGGCGCGACGGAGCCGTCAAGGAGATGGAAGCACTGGGCATCAACCGGATCGTTTCCACCGAAAGCGATGGCTGGGTGGAAAAGGCGCGTGGTCTGGTCGGGAATGGCGCGATCCGACATGGCATCGACTCGCTGGGCGGGGACGGCCCGGCGCAGCTAGCCGAAGTAATGGCAGACGGCGGTACCATC from Devosia sp. RR2S18 includes:
- a CDS encoding zinc-binding dehydrogenase, with product MRSVIYEAFGAPEQVLQLGERPRPTPGPGQVLVRMTLSPIHNHDLMTAAGSYGFKPPLPAAGGTEAVGVVEALGPGVETLKVGQRVAGGGSETWAEYYLVDAERALPVPDSIDDETACQLLSMPLSAKMILFTLGLSKGDWLVQNAANGAVGKLVAQFGKEQGFKVLGLVRRDGAVKEMEALGINRIVSTESDGWVEKARGLVGNGAIRHGIDSLGGDGPAQLAEVMADGGTITNFGAMTGRSLRLAPSLLLFRQMTVKGFWGAKPGVPPQEIGRMLGELVADAAAGKLRLPVDGIYPLADIAAAVKASAEPGRKGKVVLKA
- a CDS encoding siderophore-interacting protein: MSETATDPRAPIRMRHETRMRLLEVTAVEDITPLMRRISLRGDMEGFASPAYADHIKAFFFPKGVEPKIVPIGPRGAEFAPGERPEMRDYTPRYFNVEAGTIVLDFVLHGDGPSSSWAAQVTTGDKLVIGGPRGSSVIPNTFDWYLLVGDETALPAMGRAIEQYPADSKVVAVIEVADAAEEQGFDTKADLALTYINRNGAPAGNNTLLLEAIKAMQLPEGVAYAYIAGESRMSKAVREHLTSERGFDPEYVKAAGYWLLGVADAQEPH